The following coding sequences are from one Musa acuminata AAA Group cultivar baxijiao chromosome BXJ1-6, Cavendish_Baxijiao_AAA, whole genome shotgun sequence window:
- the LOC135677882 gene encoding uncharacterized protein At1g24485-like isoform X2, translating to MAAHLFPFHPCLLCLFFFFFILFLGADATSGFISIDCGASDSYTDADGIHWESDRAYISNGESRAVQSTESMATPLTTLRVFSSRKKNCYPILLPDARRILARVSFHYGNYDKKAAPPTFELQFDGNSWATVVTRMDGAVYFEAVYDVRMGRTSICVAQTIPKQLPFVSSIEVRRLENSMYDGEPTFAFFLLRRWSFGATDIVRYPDDNYDRIWVPAADSAGVTSLSSDTTIMDTSNSTEHPPKAVLLNAFTTTDPSADLSLTFADLVSAATIPVYINLYFAEMTSLSSSDVRSFRIDMDGKTSDPIVPPYQKVLEFSFADRGVTASSQMALRATADATLPPIISAMEIFTGSSLSNGTAESDAKALTILQLQFKALSDWNGDPCLPANYSWDWVGCSSDPVPRIIALYLAGYGLAGDLPDFSDLSSLQTL from the exons ATGGCTGCCCACCTCTTTCCTTTTCATCCATGTCTCctctgcctcttcttcttcttcttcatcctctttctTGGAGCTGATGCAACTTCAG GCTTCATCAGCATCGACTGCGGTGCTTCAGATTCCTACACGGACGCCGACGGCATCCACTGGGAGAGCGACAGGGCATACATTTCCAATGGCGAGAGCCGAGCAGTTCAGAGCACCGAATCCATGGCCACGCCGCTGACAACGCTCCGTGTGTTCTCGTCGAGGAAGAAGAACTGTTACCCGATCCTTCTCCCCGATGCCCGACGCATCCTCGCCAGAGTCAGCTTCCACTACGGCAACTACGACAAGAAGGCGGCGCCGCCGACGTTCGAGCTCCAGTTCGACGGCAACAGCTGGGCCACGGTCGTCACCCGGATGGATGGAGCTGTCTACTTCGAAGCCGTGTACGATGTGCGCATGGGCAGGACCAGCATATGCGTCGCTCAGACCATCCCCAAGCAGCTGCCCTTCGTGTCGTCGATCGAAGTTAGGCGGCTGGAGAACTCCATGTACGACGGCGAACCCACCTTCGCCTTCTTCCTCCTCAGAAGGTGGTCGTTCGGAGCGACTGACATCGTCAG GTACCCTGACGACAACTACGATCGAATCTGGGTTCCTGCCGCAGATTCTGCAGGAGTAACCTCACTATCCAGCGACACAACCATCATGGACACCTCAAATTCGACCGAGCATCCTCCAAAAGCTGTGTTGCTCAACGCTTTCACGACGACAGATCCATCCGCCGACTTGAGTTTGACGTTCGCTGATCTTGTTTCAGCAGCCACCATTCCGGTCTACATCAACCTCTACTTTGCTGAAATGACTTCGCTGAGTTCTTCTGATGTGAGATCGTTCCGGATTGACATGGATGGAAAGACATCAGATCCGATCGTTCCGCCTTACCAAAAGGTGTTGGAGTTTTCGTTCGCCGATCGTGGCGTCACAGCTAGCAGTCAAATGGCGTTGCGAGCTACAGCCGACGCCACCCTTCCCCCCATCATCAGTGCCATGGAGATCTTCACCGGTAGCAGTCTCAGCAACGGAACAGCCGAATCCGACG CGAAGGCGTTGACAATTTTACAGCTACAGTTTAAGGCTCTCAGTGACTGGAATGGCGATCCTTGCCTCCCGGCAAACTACAGCTGGGATTGGGTTGGATGCAGTTCTGATCCAGTTCCACGAATCATTGCACT GTATCTTGCTGGGTATGGGCTTGCTGGAGATCTTCCAGACTTCAGTGACTTGAGTTCTCTGCAGACCTTGTAA
- the LOC135677882 gene encoding uncharacterized protein At1g24485-like isoform X1, translating to MHKGQATVSSFSRFRPPWLPTSFLFIHVSSASSSSSSSSFLELMQLQVRHHLLTFVLGTAFHHYSSCFLTGFISIDCGASDSYTDADGIHWESDRAYISNGESRAVQSTESMATPLTTLRVFSSRKKNCYPILLPDARRILARVSFHYGNYDKKAAPPTFELQFDGNSWATVVTRMDGAVYFEAVYDVRMGRTSICVAQTIPKQLPFVSSIEVRRLENSMYDGEPTFAFFLLRRWSFGATDIVRYPDDNYDRIWVPAADSAGVTSLSSDTTIMDTSNSTEHPPKAVLLNAFTTTDPSADLSLTFADLVSAATIPVYINLYFAEMTSLSSSDVRSFRIDMDGKTSDPIVPPYQKVLEFSFADRGVTASSQMALRATADATLPPIISAMEIFTGSSLSNGTAESDAKALTILQLQFKALSDWNGDPCLPANYSWDWVGCSSDPVPRIIALYLAGYGLAGDLPDFSDLSSLQTL from the exons ATGCATAAAGGCCAAGCTACGGTCAGCTCATTCTCTCGCTTCAGACCTCCATGGCTGCCCACCTCTTTCCTTTTCATCCATGTCTCctctgcctcttcttcttcttcttcatcctctttctTGGAGCTGATGCAACTTCAGGTAAGGCATCATCTTCTTACCTTTGTATTAGGCACAGCTTTTCACCATTACTCTTCATGTTTCCTCACAGGCTTCATCAGCATCGACTGCGGTGCTTCAGATTCCTACACGGACGCCGACGGCATCCACTGGGAGAGCGACAGGGCATACATTTCCAATGGCGAGAGCCGAGCAGTTCAGAGCACCGAATCCATGGCCACGCCGCTGACAACGCTCCGTGTGTTCTCGTCGAGGAAGAAGAACTGTTACCCGATCCTTCTCCCCGATGCCCGACGCATCCTCGCCAGAGTCAGCTTCCACTACGGCAACTACGACAAGAAGGCGGCGCCGCCGACGTTCGAGCTCCAGTTCGACGGCAACAGCTGGGCCACGGTCGTCACCCGGATGGATGGAGCTGTCTACTTCGAAGCCGTGTACGATGTGCGCATGGGCAGGACCAGCATATGCGTCGCTCAGACCATCCCCAAGCAGCTGCCCTTCGTGTCGTCGATCGAAGTTAGGCGGCTGGAGAACTCCATGTACGACGGCGAACCCACCTTCGCCTTCTTCCTCCTCAGAAGGTGGTCGTTCGGAGCGACTGACATCGTCAG GTACCCTGACGACAACTACGATCGAATCTGGGTTCCTGCCGCAGATTCTGCAGGAGTAACCTCACTATCCAGCGACACAACCATCATGGACACCTCAAATTCGACCGAGCATCCTCCAAAAGCTGTGTTGCTCAACGCTTTCACGACGACAGATCCATCCGCCGACTTGAGTTTGACGTTCGCTGATCTTGTTTCAGCAGCCACCATTCCGGTCTACATCAACCTCTACTTTGCTGAAATGACTTCGCTGAGTTCTTCTGATGTGAGATCGTTCCGGATTGACATGGATGGAAAGACATCAGATCCGATCGTTCCGCCTTACCAAAAGGTGTTGGAGTTTTCGTTCGCCGATCGTGGCGTCACAGCTAGCAGTCAAATGGCGTTGCGAGCTACAGCCGACGCCACCCTTCCCCCCATCATCAGTGCCATGGAGATCTTCACCGGTAGCAGTCTCAGCAACGGAACAGCCGAATCCGACG CGAAGGCGTTGACAATTTTACAGCTACAGTTTAAGGCTCTCAGTGACTGGAATGGCGATCCTTGCCTCCCGGCAAACTACAGCTGGGATTGGGTTGGATGCAGTTCTGATCCAGTTCCACGAATCATTGCACT GTATCTTGCTGGGTATGGGCTTGCTGGAGATCTTCCAGACTTCAGTGACTTGAGTTCTCTGCAGACCTTGTAA
- the LOC103989744 gene encoding ABC transporter G family member 6 produces the protein MISLFDRRSSPMAEAEDIDRDGLLGHHITRANANQDSGGGGGGKSITLGQLFKRVGDAHSGGGVAENDGYASPEHHVLELDEFAPGGGAGDHLASRPVPFVLAFTDLSYSVKKNRKMSLFRTNGLAVDPAAGLPPLEAISGTKTLLNSISGEAREGEIFAVLGASGSGKSTLIDALANRIVRESLQGSITLNGEKLEGRLLKVISAYVMQDDLLYPMLTVEETLMFSAEFRLPRSLSASKKKSRVQALIDQLGLRSAAKTIIGDEIHRGVSGGERRRVSIGIDIIHDPIILFLDEPTSGLDSTSAFMVVKVLQRIAHSGSIVIMSVHQPSYRILCLLDRLLFLSRGQTVYSGPPDGIPRFFADFGHPIPDNENPTEFALDLIRESEGTPDGAKPLVDFNKSRQNTQLALTTAEESSVSLKDAISASISRGKLVSGATDRTTSASSVQKHANPFWIEMAVLTKRSFTNTKRMPELFAIRLGAVLVTGFILATIFWRLDNSPKGVQERLGFFAIAMSTMFYTCADALPVFLQERNIFMRETAYNAYRRSSYVLSHAIVGFPPLILLSIAFALTTFFAVGLAGGTQGFLFFVLIVLASFWAGSGFVTFLSGVVTHVMLGYTVVVAILAYFLLFSGFFITRDRIHDYWIWFHYMSLVKYPYEAVMQNEFDDPHKCFARGVQMFDNTPLGSLPDAMKLNVLKSMSNSLGANITGTTCITTGTDILKQQSITQLDKWECLWVTVAWGFLFRFLFYISLLLGSRNKRR, from the coding sequence ATGATATCCTTGTTCGACCGGCGATCCTCCCCGATGGCAGAGGCCGAGGACATCGACCGTGACGGCCTGCTCGGCCACCACATCACCCGAGCTAACGCTAACCAGGActccggaggcggcggcggcggcaagtCCATCACCCTTGGGCAGCTCTTCAAGCGCGTCGGTGACGCACACAGCGGCGGTGGCGTCGCCGAGAACGATGGCTACGCCTCCCCGGAGCACCACGTCCTCGAGCTCGATGAGTTCGCCCCCGGAGGTGGCGCCGGCGATCACTTGGCCTCCCGCCCTGTCCCTTTCGTGCTCGCCTTCACCGATCTCTCGTACAGCGTGAAGAAGAACCGGAAGATGTCGCTCTTCCGCACGAACGGCCTCGCCGTCGACCCCGCCGCCGGACTCCCGCCGCTGGAGGCGATCTCTGGGACCAAGACGCTTTTGAATTCCATCTCTGGCGAGGCGAGGGAAGGGGAGATCTTCGCGGTGCTGGGGGCGAGTGGCTCCGGCAAGTCCACCCTGATCGACGCCCTCGCGAACCGCATCGTTCGGGAGAGCCTGCAGGGTTCCATCACCCTCAACGGAGAGAAGCTCGAGGGGCGGCTCCTCAAGGTGATCTCCGCCTATGTCATGCAGGACGACCTCCTGTACCCCATGCTCACCGTGGAAGAAACCTTGATGTTCTCTGCGGAGTTCCGGCTGCCGCGGTCGCTGTCCGCCTCGAAGAAGAAGAGCCGGGTGCAAGCACTGATCGATCAGCTCGGCCTCCGGTCCGCCGCCAAGACCATCATCGGCGATGAGATCCACCGCGGCGTCTCCGGCGGAGAGCGTCGCCGCGTGTCGATCGGAATCGACATCATCCACGACCCCATCATCCTCTTCCTCGACGAGCCCACGTCCGGCCTCGATTCCACCAGCGCTTTCATGGTCGTCAAGGTGTTACAGAGGATTGCTCACAGCGGAAGCATAGTGATCATGTCGGTGCACCAGCCGAGCTACCGGATCCTGTGTCTTCTCGATCGCCTTCTTTTCCTCTCCCGCGGACAGACGGTGTACAGCGGTCCGCCTGACGGCATCCCCCGGTTCTTCGCTGACTTCGGCCACCCGATCCCCGACAACGAAAACCCGACAGAGTTCGCGCTCGACCTCATCCGCGAGTCTGAGGGCACTCCGGACGGTGCGAAGCCCCTCGTCGACTTCAACAAGTCGCGCCAGAACACACAACTCGCCCTGACTACCGCCGAGGAGTCGTCTGTTTCTCTCAAGGACGCCATCAGCGCCAGCATCTCTCGCGGCAAGCTCGTCTCCGGCGCGACAGACAGGACGACGTCTGCCTCGTCCGTCCAGAAGCACGCCAATCCGTTCTGGATCGAGATGGCGGTGCTCACCAAGCGGTCGTTCACCAACACCAAGCGGATGCCGGAGCTGTTCGCCATCCGCCTCGGCGCAGTACTCGTAACCGGATTCATCCTGGCTACCATCTTCTGGCGGCTCGACAACTCGCCCAAGGGCGTGCAGGAGCGGCTCGGCTTCTTCGCCATAGCCATGTCCACCATGTTCTACACGTGCGCCGACGCACTACCCGTCTTCCTCCAGGAGCGCAACATCTTCATGCGAGAGACGGCGTACAATGCCTACCGCCGCTCCTCCTACGTCCTCTCGCATGCCATCGTCGGCTTCCCGCCGCTGATCCTCCTGTCCATTGCCTTCGCCTTGACCACCTTCTTCGCCGTCGGCCTCGCTGGGGGCACGCAGGGGTTCTTATTCTTCGTGCTGATCGTCCTGGCCTCCTTCTGGGCAGGCAGCGGCTTCGTCACCTTCCTCTCCGGCGTGGTGACGCACGTCATGCTAGGTTACACCGTCGTCGTCGCCATACTGGCCTACTTCCTACTCTTCAGTGGCTTCTTCATCACCAGAGACCGCATTCACGACTATTGGATCTGGTTCCACTACATGTCGCTGGTCAAGTACCCCTACGAGGCCGTGATGCAGAACGAGTTCGACGACCCGCACAAGTGCTTCGCCCGAGGCGTTCAGATGTTCGACAACACACCGCTGGGTAGCTTGCCGGACGCGATGAAGCTGAACGTGCTCAAGTCCATGAGCAATTCCCTGGGGGCGAACATCACCGGCACCACCTGCATCACCACCGGCACAGACATCCTGAAGCAACAGAGCATCACTCAGCTCGACAAGTGGGAGTGCCTGTGGGTTACAGTGGCGTGGGGCTTCCTCTTTAGGTTCCTCTTCTACATCTCCCTCCTGCTCGGGAGCAGGAACAAGAGGAGGTAG